GGTCAAACCGACGCGCAGTTTGCAGCGCCTAATTATATCACAAACATTACGACATACGAACCTCCTACGTTGCCTTATACCATCTGGGCTTCTGCTTACAACAACGTGACGGGTTGTATCGACGTGTATCCGGTTGTGTTGGATGCGGAAATTCCGGGAGGTACCTTCTCGTATCCGGGAGGGCCGTTCAACTTCTATAACACTACTACTATCACGCCAACACTTGCCGGCCTTACGCCGGGGGGGACTTTTTCTGCCAGCCCCGCGACACTCGACATCGACCCGGTGACAGGTGTTATTACGCCTGCAACTAGTACTTATGAACCGAGTTATACCATTACATACGAGATTGTGGCGTCACCTACTGCCTGTCCGTATGTAACGACGACGACCATCGAGTTTGACCTGACCTGTGCTACCACTGCGACATCAAGTGCTCCGGCGGTCTGTGTGGGTGGTTCCGTTGATTTGTTTGCCTCAGGGACGGAGCCTGACACAACCTACGCATGGACGGGCCCAAGCTTTACGTCGGCTGTACAGAATCCAACAGGTGTGGCCTTACCACTTACGCCGGGTGATTACACGTATACCGTGGTCAAAACGCGAAACGGACTCGACTGTGCAACTGCCAGCGTGACGGTTTCCGTCTACGAAATCCCGACGGCTGCTTTTGCCGTTTCGACCTTCCCGGCCTGTTTGGGTGATACTCCTAGTGTATCGGTAATGGGCACGCCAAATGCGGTGGTTACGGTGTATGAACAAGGCACCACGACGCCTATTTCGGTCACGCTCGACGCCACGGGTGTTGGGTCATTCACGACCCTTGCAGTGCCTTCGACAGGCATGGTATACGAACTGACACGTGCTGAATCGACTACGACGCCGGTCTGCGCCACGGATTATACCCCTGGCACGGTGACGGTCACCATCACGACAACGCCTCCGACAGCGACGGTAGCGGCGCCGCCGACGGCTGTCTGCTCAGGTGATACGGCTACTTTTACCGTTACGGGCACACCGAATGGTGTTGTAAATTATACGCTGGGTGCCGCGGGAGGTTCCGTGACCCTCGACGGAGCAGGTACGGCCCCGGTTACGACCGGTCCAATTACGGCTGGGGTAACTATAACGCTTAACAGCATCGTGTCGGGTAGCTGCACCACGCCGCTCTCTGCCACGGCTTCTGCTTCGGTATTGCCATTGCCAACGGCGAGCTTTACGGCTACTACGACCATCTGTGCGCAGCAAGCGGCGGTGATCGACTTCACCGGCACGCCGAACGCGCAGGTGACTTTCACCGATAGCAACGGCACCTCCAATACGATTACCCTAACAGCAGGCGGTACGTATCAGTATACCTCACCGTATCCGATGACGGCCAACGGCACCTTCACCCTGAACAGTGTGGTGAGTGCCACCACACCGGCCTGTACGCAAACCCTGAACCAACAGTTGAACTTCACGGTCAATGCCCTTCCAGCCGTTACACAGGATCCGGCCCCGGCCACACAGGCAGCCTGCGAAGGCAGCACGGTGACCTTTACCGCTGCGGGAACAGGAGCGGGAGTGGGGTATCAGTGGTACGGTCCATCCGGACTGATCACCGGCGCCAATAACGCGACGCTGACCCTGACCAACATCACCCTGGCCCAGGAAGGCAATTACTACGTTGAGGTAAGCGGTACCTGCGCGCCTTCACCGCTTTCGGCCAATGCCTTTTTGGATGTGACCGATGCTCCGGCCATCACGAGCCTTGCAGCCAATACGGTGCTGTGTGAAGGATCGAACTATAGCATCACGGTAAACGCCACCGGAGATAACCTATCGTATGAATGGCGCAATGCTGCCAACCTGGTGGTGGGCAACACCGCGACACTGACCATCGCTTCGATCACCCCGGCCAATGCGGGTACCTATACCGTTACGGTGAGTGGAGCCGCAGGCTGTACGCCGGTATCGCAATCGACGACCCTTACCATCAATGCCCTTCCGCAGATCACCACCCAACCGGTGGGCGCGACCATCTGCGAAGACGAAGGCTATACCTTTACCGTAGCGGCTACTGAGTCGCTGTTGAACTTCAACTGGTACCACGGCAGTCCTGCGGCACTTGTCAAGAGCGGTCCGGATAACTTCCTTACCGTTGCCGGTACGATGGCCGATGAAGGCACGTATTATGTAGAAGTCACCAACCCGTGTTTACCAAGTCCGGGTGTTACCAGTACAACCGTTACGCTGAACATCGAGCAGAAGCCACGCATTACGGTGCAACCGTTATCCCCTGCGCCGATGTGTACGGGCGAGAACTTTACCCTGTCGGTCACCGCCACAGGCGAGAACCTTGGCTACCAGTGGTATGGTCCGGATGGCAACCCGATTGCGGGGGCTACCTCGACCAGCTACAGTGTGACCGGCGCCCAGGTGAACCAATCGGGGAACTACTTCGTTCGGGTGAGCAACACCCTGGGTGAATGTAGCCCGGTTGATTCGACACCGGCCACTATCACCGTGAACCAGGGCCCTGCCTGGACAGTAGAGCCAGGTGATCTGAACCTGTGTGTTGGAGAGGCTATCCTGCTTAGCTCACAGGCTTCAGGCGATGCCCTGACCTATAGCTGGTATAAAGACGGAGTGGACCTGAACGTCCACACCCCTGATCTTACCATAGCCGCCGCCGATGTGGATGTGACCGATGCGGGTATTTACCGCGTGGAGGTCACCAGCCCGACGTGCCCACTGATTTTCTCAGAGGCCATTGTTCTGGTTTACCCAGCTCCGCAGGCAACGATAGCTAATGGCAACGAGCCTGAAATCTGTGAAGGACAAAGTGCTGATGTGGTCTTTAGCGGCACCCCGAATGCGGTGGTGACCTATACGATCAACGGGGGAGCACCTCAGACCATTGTATTGAGTCCGGGCGGGCAGGCCATCCTGGCTACGGGCCAACTGGATGCCACGACTGAGTACACGCTGGTGAGTGTGATTACGGGCAGTGAGCCGTATTGTTCGGCTCCACTAGCCGGACTTCCGAACACCACGGCTATTGTGAAGGTTGACCGGATCCCGGATGTGGACCTTCCACAGGATACCTACCTCTGTTTTGACGCGGCGGGTAATCTGTTGGGTGTACACGATGCGTTTGAAACAGGGCTTGACCCGGCTATTTATAGCTTCCAGTGGTATTTTGAAGGCAATCCGATTGCAGGGGCTACCGGATCGGGTTACACGCCCGACAGTGCGGGCCAGTATCGTGTGGAAATAACCAATAATACGACGAATTGTACTTCGGCTGCTACGGCTCCGGTTGTGTCCTCGACGGCTCCGACTTCGATCACGGCGGCGGATGTGACTACGGGTTACTTCGCCGATACGGCTTCGATTGTGGTGACGGTTGACCCTGTAGGGGACTACGAATACCGCCTGGATGACGGTCCGTGGCAGACAAGCAATACCTTCACGGGTGTCAGCAACGTATTGGGCTATGCCCAAACGGGCAGTCATACGGTATATGCCCGCGACCTGAAGTCTTGTGGACAGGTAGAGTATGCGGTGTATCTGGTAGATTATCCGAAGTATTTCACCCCGAATGGCGACGGCATCCACGATACGTGGAATATTCCGGTGCTTAGTGGTCAACCTAATGCAAAAATTTATATATTTGACCGTTCCGGAAAATTCCTGAAGCAATTGTACCCTACCGGCACGGGTTGGGATGGTACATTCAACGGTAACCCCATGCCTGCCGACGATTATTGGTTCGTGGTAAAATATGAGGAAACCGGGCTCAATAAGGAGTTCCGTGCGCATTTTACATTAAAACGTTAACCCAATGAATTTTAGGAAGAGGTACCTAGTAGGTTTATTTTCAATTTTCTTTACCCAGCTTTCGTTTTCTCAGGAAGGAATCGCCGTTTATTCCGACTACTTGTCTGATAACTATTACCTCATCCACCCGTCTATGGCCGGTGCGGCCAACTGTGCCAAACTTCGTCTTACTGCGCGGCAGCAATGGTTTGGTCAGGAAGATGCACCTGCTCTTCAGACGGCGAGTTTCAATGGGCGCCTTGGGGAACAATCTGGTGGGGGTATTATCCTCTTCAACGACCGCAACGGTTACCACTCACAAAGAGGTTTTAAATTGACATATGCGCATCACCTGATGTTTTCACGTAGCGAAGTCGATTTGAACCAATTGTCATTCGGTATCAGCGCCGGAATCGTGCAAAGCCAGCTCGACGAAACAGATTTCACCGATCCGGATCCGATCATCGGAGGCATCGTACAGAAGGATTCGTACTTTAACGTTGACATTGGGGCGTCGTACTTCTACCTTGATTTGTATACGCACTTGACTGTAAAGAATGCTTTGGGTAATCGTCCTGATTACTATACGGACTATGAGTCTGATAACCGTCGTAAGTGGATATGGAGCGCCGGATATGTGTTCGGCGATACCGATCGCATCCAATGGGAGCCTTCTTTCATGTTCCAGTACGTCGACCAGACCAAAGAGAAAACCATCGACCTGAACGTGAAAGCCTATAAGGATTTGGAATTTGGCAAGCTATGGGGGGGTCTATCGTATCGTCGTGCGTTTGACGCCGCTGAGTATTCCGACAGCCAAGGAAATGTAAAGACACAGCGCTTACAGTGGCTTACTCCTATCGTAGGTCTCAACTTCAGGCAGTATATGGTTTCCTATACCTATTCACACATCATGGGAGATGTGAAATTTGATCAGGGAGGCTTCCACCAAATCACACTTGGTATGAACCTGTTCTGTAAGCGTGAGAAGTATGACTGTAACTGTCCTGCCATCAACTAGTACAAACGCAAATACTATAAGTCCCGACCAACATCGGGACTTTTTTTATTCTTATGATTATACGCGAAGTCAATGGAAAGAGCCCGGTTATTCCGGCGGATTGTTTTGTTGCGGAGAATGCGACGATTGTAGGCGATGTCGTTTTCGGCGACTCCTGCAGTGTTTGGTTCAATGCTGTGGTACGGGGCGATGTGCACCACATCCGTATCGGTAATAAAGTCAACATACAGGATGGCGCGGTGATCCACTGCACCTATCAGAAACATCCCACGGAGATAGGGAATAACGTCTCTATAGGCCACAATGCCATCGTACACGGCTGTACGTTACATGACAACGTATTGGTGGGTATGGGAGCAATCATCATGGACGGTTGTGTCGTGAACAGTAACTCCATCATCGCGGCAGGTGCTGTCGTGACACAGCATACGGTTGTGGAGTCGGGTTCCATTTACGCTGGCGTTCCAGCCCGCAAAGTGAAAGACATCAACGAATCGGAATTTTCCGGTGAAATCGCGCGTATTTCCAACAATTACGTGATGTATAGCGGTTGGTTCCGCGAAGACGATCAGAACGAGCGGCGTTCCACGGAATAACCGTTTCCAATGATACCCCGAAGCACCTCAGGATCGGCATTCGTGTAGAAACGGTTGTAGGGAACCGCGGAAGTGTTATTTAAGGAATTCCGGTCTTTTAAGACGTTTCGGGTCTGCCGTGCTACCGCTTCGCCCGAATCAATGATTTTTACGTGCTCCGGGAGGATGTTCCGGATTTGCGGAATCAGGTACGGATAGTGGCTACAGCCTAATACCAGATAGTCGATTCCTTCCGCTACCATCGGATCGAGATAGGAGTGAAGCAGTTGGGTCATCTCGTCGGATTCCATTTCACCGCTTTCAATGAGTTGCACAAGTCCGTGGCCCACCTGTTCAATAATGCGTACGTCGTGATAGCTTTCGACCGCTTTATTGAACAACTCGCTATTGAGTGTCCCTTTAGTGGCGAGTATGCCGATGGTCTGTGTTTCTGAATTATGGGCGGCGGGTTTGATCGCG
This genomic interval from Flavobacterium sp. HJ-32-4 contains the following:
- a CDS encoding type IX secretion system membrane protein PorP/SprF, translated to MNFRKRYLVGLFSIFFTQLSFSQEGIAVYSDYLSDNYYLIHPSMAGAANCAKLRLTARQQWFGQEDAPALQTASFNGRLGEQSGGGIILFNDRNGYHSQRGFKLTYAHHLMFSRSEVDLNQLSFGISAGIVQSQLDETDFTDPDPIIGGIVQKDSYFNVDIGASYFYLDLYTHLTVKNALGNRPDYYTDYESDNRRKWIWSAGYVFGDTDRIQWEPSFMFQYVDQTKEKTIDLNVKAYKDLEFGKLWGGLSYRRAFDAAEYSDSQGNVKTQRLQWLTPIVGLNFRQYMVSYTYSHIMGDVKFDQGGFHQITLGMNLFCKREKYDCNCPAIN
- a CDS encoding gamma carbonic anhydrase family protein, with product MIIREVNGKSPVIPADCFVAENATIVGDVVFGDSCSVWFNAVVRGDVHHIRIGNKVNIQDGAVIHCTYQKHPTEIGNNVSIGHNAIVHGCTLHDNVLVGMGAIIMDGCVVNSNSIIAAGAVVTQHTVVESGSIYAGVPARKVKDINESEFSGEIARISNNYVMYSGWFREDDQNERRSTE
- the murI gene encoding glutamate racemase; this encodes MANEQPIGVFDSGVGGTSIWREIHRLLPHENTIYLADSANAPYGQRSKNEIVALSKKNTDLLISLGCKIVVVACNTATTNAIRELRASYDIPFIGIEPAIKPAAHNSETQTIGILATKGTLNSELFNKAVESYHDVRIIEQVGHGLVQLIESGEMESDEMTQLLHSYLDPMVAEGIDYLVLGCSHYPYLIPQIRNILPEHVKIIDSGEAVARQTRNVLKDRNSLNNTSAVPYNRFYTNADPEVLRGIIGNGYSVERRSF